CGCCGATTGTTCCGACGTCGGGGTTATCCCGACGTGAGGCTGGATCGCCTGCGGGGTAAGGCGATCCAGCCTGGTCGGGTCGGGATAATCACAGCTGGTCGAGGAAGGCGAGTAAAGGGTCGGGTGGTCGGTAGCGGCCCGGCATTGTGCCGGGCGGGCTGACCCGGGCGATGGCTCGTTCCTTCTGGCCCATATCGGCGTGCAGGTAGATCTGTGCGGTGCGGATTTGTTCGTGGCCGAGCCAGAGCGCGATCACGGTGATGTCGGTGCCCGCTTCGAGCAGGCGCATGGCGCAGGTGTGCCGCAGGGTGTGGATGGTGACCTGCTTGGCGCGCAGCGACGGGCAGGCCCGGCGCGCGGTCGCGAGGTGCAGGGCCAGACGGTGCTCGATGGCGTCGTCGCTGAGCCGGGCACCGGTTCGGGTGGGGAACAGCGGGTCGTGCGGTGCGCCGGGGTGCTCGGTGAGCCAGCCGCGCAAGACTTGGACGGTGAGCGTGGTGAGTGGGGTGGCGCGTTCCTTGCGGCCCTTGCCGAGGCAGTGCACGTGCGCACCCGCGCCGAGGTTGACGTCGACGCGGGATAGCCCGATCAGTTCGGAGATCCGCAGCCCCGTCTGAACGGCCAGGACGAGCAGCGCGTGGTCGCGCCGGCCGGTCCAGGTTGTCCGGTCGGGTGCGGCGAGCAGCGCATCCACCTCGGGCTCGGTGAGCCAGGTGAGCAGTCTGCGTTCGTAGCGTTTGGCCGGGATCGCCAACACGCGCTGGATGGAGGCTGCGTGCTCGGGGTGGTGCAGCGCGGCGTAGCCGAACAGTGAGTGGATGGCGGCCAGCCGGTTGTTGCGGGTGCGCACCGTGTTGCCGCGCTCGTGTTCGAGGTGGTCGAGGAACGCGGTGATCAGCGGCGCGTCCAGGTCGGCGATGTCCAGCGCGGAGGGTTTCGTGCCGGTCTTGGCGGTGGCGAAGCCGAGCAGCAGCCGGAAGGTGTTGCGATAGCAGGCGATGGTGCGCCCGGAGGCGCGGCGCTGCGCGATGAGCCGCTCGGTGAAGAACGCTTGCAGCAGCGGCGCCAACACGGTCACGACCGGTCTCCGTGCTGGTGTTCGAGACGGGCCGCGGCCAGCTGCATCAACTCGGGCACCGCGCTCAGATACCAGTAGGTGTTGGCTGGCACCAACGGAACGCAAAGCTGTTCTTGACAGTGAGGTTGGGCCCGTTCGAGCGGGTGGATGGCATGTATTGCTTTGCCTCGCCGTATCGTCGACGACCCAAGTCCCAGCAAAGTGACTA
Above is a genomic segment from Sporichthyaceae bacterium containing:
- a CDS encoding tyrosine-type recombinase/integrase; translation: MTVLAPLLQAFFTERLIAQRRASGRTIACYRNTFRLLLGFATAKTGTKPSALDIADLDAPLITAFLDHLEHERGNTVRTRNNRLAAIHSLFGYAALHHPEHAASIQRVLAIPAKRYERRLLTWLTEPEVDALLAAPDRTTWTGRRDHALLVLAVQTGLRISELIGLSRVDVNLGAGAHVHCLGKGRKERATPLTTLTVQVLRGWLTEHPGAPHDPLFPTRTGARLSDDAIEHRLALHLATARRACPSLRAKQVTIHTLRHTCAMRLLEAGTDITVIALWLGHEQIRTAQIYLHADMGQKERAIARVSPPGTMPGRYRPPDPLLAFLDQL